From the genome of Nitrospirota bacterium, one region includes:
- the rmuC gene encoding DNA recombination protein RmuC, whose amino-acid sequence MPQILYLVAGLIVGFTLSWVFLKARAERSFARRLAATEDGLRDALGAASAASAREEELRRQAERDAGELRSLRDALDQERLLKTRAETELKASLSNLAEQKSLLENMKAEMSDTFRALSSAALKSSNEDFLRLASERLGKVVEDTRGRLGEHREAMEGLVKPLSETLRRYEEQLHSLEKKRTRDYVSLDEQIKMLTTTHRDLQKETGNLVTALRKPHIRGRWGEVTLRNVVELTGMSAHCDFREQVSVASADGRLRPDMVIRLPGEHELVVDSKVSLEALLEASSAETEELRRTALKRHASHVKEHVARLSSKGYWTQFERSPELVILFMGEAALAAALENDSTLLEESMEKRVLIATPTTLFALLTAVASSWRQQEVARNAETIAALGKELYGRISVWAGHLSKVGVALGRLTDAYNQAVGSMESRVLPSARRFRDLGATAAEEIEEVKKVEQSPRNLNLID is encoded by the coding sequence GTGCCTCAGATACTCTACCTGGTTGCGGGCCTCATCGTGGGCTTCACCCTTTCGTGGGTGTTCCTCAAGGCCCGCGCCGAAAGGAGCTTCGCCCGGAGGCTCGCAGCCACGGAGGACGGCCTCCGGGACGCCCTGGGCGCGGCCTCGGCTGCCTCGGCGCGCGAGGAAGAGCTCCGGCGGCAGGCCGAGCGGGACGCCGGGGAGCTCAGGAGCCTGAGGGACGCACTGGACCAGGAAAGGCTCCTCAAAACCAGGGCCGAGACCGAGCTTAAAGCCTCTCTTTCGAACCTCGCCGAGCAGAAGAGCCTTCTTGAGAACATGAAGGCCGAGATGTCCGACACCTTCCGTGCCCTTTCCTCCGCGGCCCTGAAAAGCAGCAACGAGGACTTCCTCCGCCTGGCCTCGGAGCGGCTGGGGAAAGTGGTGGAGGACACCAGGGGCCGCCTGGGGGAGCACCGGGAGGCCATGGAGGGGCTGGTCAAGCCCCTCTCCGAGACCCTGAGGCGCTACGAGGAGCAGCTCCATTCCCTGGAGAAGAAACGCACCCGCGACTACGTGAGCCTCGACGAGCAGATAAAGATGCTGACCACCACCCACAGGGACCTCCAGAAGGAGACCGGAAACCTGGTGACGGCCCTCAGGAAGCCCCACATCAGGGGGCGGTGGGGGGAGGTCACCCTGAGAAACGTGGTGGAGCTGACGGGCATGTCGGCGCACTGCGACTTCCGGGAGCAGGTCTCCGTGGCCTCCGCCGACGGGCGGCTCCGCCCCGACATGGTCATCCGCCTGCCGGGGGAACACGAGCTGGTGGTGGACTCCAAGGTGAGCCTGGAGGCCCTCCTGGAGGCCTCCTCGGCCGAGACCGAGGAGCTCAGGCGCACGGCCCTCAAGCGCCATGCCTCCCACGTCAAGGAGCACGTGGCCCGGCTGAGCTCCAAGGGCTACTGGACCCAGTTCGAGCGCTCCCCGGAGCTGGTGATACTCTTCATGGGAGAGGCCGCTCTGGCCGCGGCCCTGGAGAACGACAGCACCCTCCTGGAGGAGAGCATGGAAAAGAGGGTCCTCATCGCCACCCCCACCACGCTCTTCGCCCTCCTGACCGCCGTGGCATCGAGCTGGCGGCAGCAGGAGGTCGCCCGCAACGCCGAGACCATAGCCGCCCTGGGCAAGGAGCTCTACGGCCGCATCAGCGTATGGGCCGGGCACCTCAGTAAAGTCGGGGTCGCCCTGGGCAGGCTGACCGACGCGTACAACCAAGCGGTGGGCTCCATGGAATCCAGGGTCCTGCCCTCGGCCCGCCGGTTCCGCGACCTGGGGGCCACCGCGGCCGAAGAGATAGAAGAGGTGAAGAAGGTTGAGCAGTCCCCGAGAAACCTCAACCTCATCGACTGA
- a CDS encoding Ig-like domain-containing protein: MKRFLAPLALLLLLAVACSEQVPPKKGGQGPPPSPAKAFHESAAGSSGAYGLALEPAEASRGTVLRLSAKGFDLGEASLRWLVDGAPVSAPEGPEFDTALMDVSRGSAVQAEATVGEDTVLSNQVSLLNAKPRLTHVKILPEVFTPGEDVHVEAQAEDPDGDMVDIEYEWTKNGAWAGRGEALSQPLKRGDAFSVRVIPFDGQQYGAPVVLTRKVQNMPPMLSEHKDFHFDGISYTYRAQAHDPDGDPVRFGLSGAPEGMSIDPVTGVVRWKVPPDFTGTATFTITASDGAGGAAEMPMSLRIPDDEGEAEAKPAPAS, from the coding sequence ATGAAAAGGTTCCTGGCTCCCCTGGCGCTGCTTCTGTTGCTGGCCGTGGCATGCTCCGAGCAGGTTCCGCCGAAGAAGGGCGGGCAAGGCCCTCCGCCTTCCCCGGCGAAGGCCTTCCATGAGAGCGCGGCGGGGTCCTCCGGCGCCTACGGCCTCGCCCTGGAGCCCGCGGAGGCCTCCCGGGGCACCGTCCTCAGGCTCAGCGCAAAGGGGTTCGACCTCGGAGAGGCCAGCCTCCGGTGGCTGGTCGACGGCGCGCCGGTCTCGGCCCCCGAGGGCCCGGAGTTCGACACCGCCCTCATGGACGTCTCGCGGGGAAGCGCCGTGCAGGCGGAGGCCACGGTGGGCGAGGACACGGTCCTGTCCAATCAGGTCAGCCTCCTTAACGCCAAGCCCCGTCTCACCCATGTCAAGATTCTGCCGGAGGTCTTCACCCCCGGGGAGGACGTCCACGTCGAGGCCCAGGCGGAGGACCCCGACGGCGACATGGTGGACATCGAGTACGAGTGGACGAAAAACGGGGCCTGGGCGGGCCGCGGAGAGGCGCTGTCCCAGCCCTTGAAGCGGGGGGACGCCTTCTCCGTGCGGGTCATACCTTTCGACGGCCAGCAATACGGGGCCCCCGTCGTCCTGACGCGGAAAGTGCAGAACATGCCGCCCATGCTCAGCGAGCACAAGGACTTTCATTTCGACGGCATCTCTTATACCTACCGCGCCCAGGCCCACGACCCGGACGGGGACCCGGTGCGCTTCGGCCTCTCGGGCGCCCCGGAGGGGATGAGCATCGACCCGGTCACCGGAGTCGTCCGCTGGAAGGTGCCCCCCGATTTTACCGGGACCGCGACCTTCACCATCACCGCCTCCGATGGCGCGGGCGGGGCCGCGGAGATGCCCATGAGCCTTCGCATCCCCGATGACGAAGGGGAAGCAGAGGCCAAGCCCGCCCCCGCTTCCTGA
- a CDS encoding pilus assembly protein PilX, whose translation DPSDTNSYDLSFDLGDYQVTSKIVNTVEGNSGPGGYNLDKGGVVTANSGEVPVAHVPYLYAMEIDATNTKNPAEKACLSVLLKY comes from the coding sequence GACCCCTCCGACACCAACAGCTACGACCTCTCCTTCGACCTGGGCGACTACCAGGTCACCTCCAAGATAGTCAACACCGTGGAGGGAAACTCCGGGCCGGGAGGGTACAACCTGGACAAGGGCGGTGTGGTTACCGCCAACTCCGGCGAGGTGCCCGTGGCTCACGTGCCTTATCTCTACGCCATGGAGATAGACGCCACGAACACGAAAAACCCCGCGGAGAAGGCATGCCTCTCGGTGCTGCTCAAGTACTGA